The Anastrepha ludens isolate Willacy chromosome X, idAnaLude1.1, whole genome shotgun sequence genome includes a window with the following:
- the LOC128870079 gene encoding uncharacterized protein LOC128870079: MSNSIKTRDSALNAIKRYMAKSIDEAFTMDAENIASYLQLLSEQWVRFNVAQDAVEITCGADVIEIEENVRIQAETWYSTASANFSRVKNCRTNSQDSSTKASVSTVIRLPKMELPTFSGDSTEWIGFFDAFSSLVDNNSALSDGQKLHYLRSCLKGDALKIISGFKICDANYVEAWGLLTSRYKVIRVIVESHLRALAEIKRATHDNADAIKGVIDAFQQHIRELKALGRPIEFWDDWLVHEVVSKLAFETRKQWELSLVSDDPPSFEQLITFLEIRCRSLSMFSSSTTSVPIKVKTASASKSTNVFHTVSKQSNVCAYCNGPHKIYSCEKFRELDLSTKSQFVKQGRICFNCLSLGHYKDRCNSASTCRMCKQRHHTLLHGALQSTTVTAVNNYATHSLCAADATSKVSAKAFELPASVDVPRVSSCLNSSSNPPIAVERVVLLSTALVKVRDCSGNWQPARALFDSGSHASFVTEACVQRLGLPRSTSEVIITGIGSAQGGRARGEVSLSLSSFSTNQCFTVKTLILSKITSDLPTQTIATSSWPHIRGLFLADPHFMKPGRVDILIGMDVMDQLICTELRKGPSGAPMAQLTVFGWTLFGSVNGSESDMPRLQSLHCDVHLDRALNKLWELEEAPQKTYLTHEERYCEDHFETTHRREPNGRFVVELPLKPDVALGESRNFAIRNLLRLERRLACDSDLRLRYNEFMNELIDMKHMQVTSETMNPTYYMPHHPVLKESSTTTKLRVVFNASAKSTSGNSLNDALFIGPQLQEDLYSILLRFRTHRYAVTADVAKMYRQICVSLKHADLQRIVWRSHPSLPIQDFRMVRVTYGVAAASHLAVRSLQQTARDSSNGCARAVSVILKDFYMDDLLTGASSKEELRLLQQNISEILREGGFELRKWASNCAELIASISNASTNISHYIVDDKDVHALGLIWNTEGDYLTFTINLREPPVKLTKRIFLSDASTLFDPLGLLAPATINSKIWFQDIWRTKVGWDDIIPESIATKWLEHRIELKQLAHLKVNRWFGTEVAGSFTQLHVFADASERAYAAVLYARTTQSDGSITVSLISSKTKVAPLKPTTLPRLELCAAHLAAKLVRSVLHCWSEIRYPLFAWTDSTITLAWLQAHPSRWVTFIANRVADIQEVLPPECWNHVRSEQNPADCASRGITPSELLRHQLWWAGPIFLKSTEQLWKQKKSKEHTTELGIRNSIRAHVTNSTDYWSVMTKYSSYFKLRRVISYVLRFLTNIRANRRLNVIKRFGTPSCQELFEAELRLISAKRPIPLRSSLLRLQPFLDETCVLRVGGRIKNDEVAPDVKHPIILPKNCPLAKLIICEIHKVTLHAGPRIMQTVLQRRYWVIGARSLIRNIYHKCVKCTYLNRNLTTQVMGDLPVIRTTYARCFTHTAVDFAGPYLYKFTQGRGAKATKGYICSFICMCTGAMHLEFVGDLSTPAFLNAFKRFTNRRGFCKVMTSDNGTNFVGAEKELRIAFQQCMADIKLRSFFADSNIEWRFNPPAAPHMGGYWETGVKRVKYHLKRVLGEVPLSYEEFNTLLTEIEACVNSRPLCDNSEAAGDLEVLTPGHFIVGEPLKSIPEPEGQGFRGNLRQRWQAISAMRQHFWRRWRDEYLVSLQRRTKWFRSSRNIEEGDVVAVFNEPNPPTKWTIARVIKCHHGTDGRVRVVTLKTPHGELVRPIVKLCLLPTKGDLFHEETNNLS; this comes from the exons atgtcgaattctaTTAAAACGCGCGATTCCGCTCTCAATGCCATTAAACGGTATATGGCAAAAAGTATTGATGAGGCATTCACTATggatgcagagaatattgcaagCTACCTTCAGTTATTGAGTGAACAGTGGGTTCGTTTTAACGTTGCTCAAGACGCTGTAGAAATTACGTGTGGTGCCGATGttattgaaattgaagaaaatgtgcGTATCCAAGCCGAAACTTGGTACTCTACAGCTTCAGCTAACTTTAGCCGCGTGAAAAATTGTCGTACTAATTCGCAAGATAGCTCCACAAAGGCATCTGTGTCCACGGTTATACGTTTACCGAAAATGGAGTTGCCCACATTCTCCGGTGACTCTACAGAATGGATTGGTTTTTTCGACGCGTTTTCTTCGTTAGTTGATAATAACTCTGCATTATCAGATGGACAAAAGTTGCACTATCTCCGAAGCTGCTTGAAAGGTGACGCGTTGAAAATTATCAGTGGTTTTAAAATATGTGACGCAAATTACGTTGAAGCTTGGGGTCTATTAACATCGCGGTATAAGGTTATTCGTGTAATTGTGGAATCTCACCTTCGCGCGTTGGCTGAAATTAAAAGAGCTACGCATGACAATGCTGACGCAATCAAAGGTGTAATTGATGCGTTCCAACAGCATATTCGCGAGCTTAAAGCGTTGGGTCGTCCGATTGAGTTTTGGGATGATTGGTTGGTACATGAGGTCGTCAGTAAGTTGGCATTCGAAACGCGTAAGCAGTGGGAGTTATCGCTCGTTAGTGATGATCCTCCATCTTTTGAGcaactaataacatttttagAGATAAGATGCCGATCGTtatcgatgttttcgtcgtcaaCAACATCAGTACCAATTAAGGTTAAAACTGCATCAGCAAGCAAGTCGACAAATGTGTTCCACACGGTATCAAAACAAAGTAACGTGTGTGCATATTGTAATGGACCTCATAAAATTTACAGTTGTGAAAAATTTCGTGAATTGGACTTGTCTACAAAATCACAGTTCGTGAAGCAAGGTCGCATATGCTTCAACTGCTTAAGTTTAGGTCACTATAAAGACCGTTGTAATAGTGCTTCCACTTGCCGCATGTGTAAACAACGTCATCACACTCTGTTGCACGGTGCTTTGCAGTCAACGACCGTTACCGCAGTGAACAATTACGCGACGCATTCGTTATGCGCTGCTGACGCCACATCAAAGGTAAGCGCAAAAGCTTTTGAACTTCCAGCAAGCGTCGACGTTCCACGCGTTTCTTCATGCTTGAACTCGAGCTCCAATCCACCCATAGCTGTAGAAAGAGTTGTGCTGTTATCCACCGCATTAGTGAAGGTACGCGACTGTTCTGGTAATTGGCAGCCCGCACGTGCACTTTTCGATTCTGGATCACATGCTTCCTTTGTAACCGAAGCGTGTGTGCAACGCTTAGGCCTGCCGCGATCAACATCTGAAGTTATCATTACTGGAATTGGGTCAGCGCAAGGAGGACGAGCTAGAGGTGAAGTATCACtttctctttcttctttctCTACAAATCAATGCTTTACTGTCAAAACGTTAATTCTGTCTAAAATTACAAGCGACTTGCCAACACAGACTATAGCTACTTCATCGTGGCCACATATCCGAGGTTTGTTTTTAGCCGATCCCCATTTTATGAAGCCTGGACGGGTCGATATATTGATTGGAATGGACGTTATGGATCAACTGATCTGTACAGAACTTCGTAAGGGTCCATCTGGAGCTCCTATGGCTCAACTGACGGTCTTTGGGTGGACTCTGTTTGGAAGCGTGAATGGATCTGAGTCTGATATGCCACGCTTACAGTCGTTACATTGCGATGTTCATTTGGATCGAGCATTGAACAAGTTATGGGAGTTAGAGGAAGCTCCGCAAAAAACGTATCTTACGCATGAGGAGCGTTACTGTGAAGACCATTTTGAAACAACGCATCGAAGGGAACCTAACGGACGGTTTGTCGTCGAATTGCCGCTGAAGCCCGATGTAGCTCTGGGAGAGTCGCGAAACTTTGCTATCCGGAATTTGTTACGACTTGAAAGAAGACTCGCTTGTGACTCCGATCTTCGTTTACGCTACAATGAATTCATGAATGAACTTATTGACATGAAACATATGCAGGTCACGTCAGAGACTATGAATCCAACGTATTATATGCCTCATCATCCTGTTTTAAAGGAAAGTAGTACCACGACCAAATTGAGGGTTGTATTTAACGCGTCCGCAAAATCAACTTCCGGAAATTCGCTGAATGACGCATTATTTATAGGACCTCAATTGCAGGAAGATTTATACTCCATCTTACTTCGCTTTAGAACACACCGCTATGCTGTAACAGCAGATGTCGCCAAAATGTATCGTCAAATCTGTGTATCCTTAAAACACGCCGATTTGCAACGCATCGTATGGCGTAGCCACCCATCCCTGCCTATCCAAGATTTTCGCATGGTTCGCGTAACGTACGGAGTGGCAGCTGCGTCTCATCTAGCTGTCCGATCACTTCAACAGACGGCAAGAGATTCGTCGaatggttgtgctagggctgttAGTGTTATTCTCAAGGATTTTTACATGGATGATCTACTTACTGGTGCATCTAGTAAAGAAGAACTTCGATtgttgcagcaaaatatttccgAAATATTGAGGGAAGGGGGGTTTGAACTTCGTAAGTGGGCATCGAACTGCGCTGAACTAATCGCAAGCATTTCCAATGCATCTACGAACATATCACATTATATTGTCGACGATAAGGATGTTCACGCTTTAGGTCTTATCTGGAACACAGAAGGAGACTACCTCACGTTTACTATTAACTTGAGGGAACCGCCAGTTAAGTTGACCAAGCGTATATTTCTATCAGATGCAAGTACGCTCTTCGATCCTCTGGGCCTACTTGCTCCCGCtactataaattcaaaaatttggtttcaagACATATGGCGCACTAAGGTAGGTTGGGATGATATCATTCCTGAGTCTATCGCAACGAAGTGGTTGGAGCATCGCATAGAGCTCAAGCAATTGGCACATTTGAAGGTGAACCGTTGGTTTGGTACTGAAGTAGCTGGGTCATTTACGCAATTGCACGTATTCGCAGACGCGTCCGAGCGCGCTTACGCCGCCGTCTTGTATGCACGAACAACACAAAGCGACGGTAGCATTACAGTGTCATTAATTTCGTCGAAAACCAAAGTAGCTCCGCTTAAGCCGACAACGTTGCCACGTCTTGAATTATGCGCCGCTCATCTTGCTGCTAAACTAGTGCGAAGCGTGCTGCACTGCTGGTCTGAAATCCGTTATCCGCTTTTCGCTTGGACTGATTCTACTATAACATTGGCATGGTTACAAGCTCACCCCAGCAGATGGGTGACATTTATAGCCAACCGCGTAGCTGATATTCAAGAAGTTTTGCCTCCCGAATGTTGGAACCACGTTCGTTCTGAACAGAATCCTGCAGATTGTGCTTCAAGAGGTATAACTCCCTCCGAATTATTACGTCATCAATTATGGTGGGCTGGTCCTATTTTCCTGAAAAGCACTGAACAATTATGGAAGCAGAAAAAATCTAAAGAGCACACTACAGAGCTGGGCATACGAAATAGTATTCGTGCTCATGTGACTAATTCTACAGATTATTGGTCCGTGATGACAAAATACTCATCGTATTTTAAGCTGCGTCGAGTTATTTCCTACGTTTTACGCTTTTTGACTAACATTCGGGCTAACAGACGGCTTAATGTTATAAAGCGTTTTGGTACACCGAGTTGCCAAGAGTTATTTGAAGCTGAACTTCGCCTAATAAG CGCTAAAAGACCAATCCCACTTCGCAGTAGTCTTTTGCGTCTGCAGCCCTTTCTGGATGAGACTTGTGTTCTACGTGTTGgaggaagaataaaaaatgatgAAGTCGCTCCAGATGTTAAGCATCCCATTATCTTGCCTAAGAATTGTCCGCTTGCTAAGTTAATAATCTGCGAAATACACAAGGTCACTTTGCACGCTGGGCCCCGCATTATGCAAACTGTCTTGCAACGTCGTTATTGGGTTATCGGAGCTCGTAGCTTGATCCGTAATATATACCATAAGTGCGTGAAATGCACTTATTTGAACCGCAATCTTACCACACAAGTCATGGGTGATCTACCTGTCATTCGCACAACCTACGCCCGTTGTTTTACTCACACTGCTGTTGACTTCGCTGGACCTTACCTCTACAAATTCACCCAAGGAAGAGGAGCTAAGGCTACCAAAGGCTACATCTGTTCGTTCATTTGTATGTGCACTGGTGCGATGCATCTCGAATTTGTTGGTGACCTGTCAACACCAGCTTTCCtaaatgcgtttaaaaggtTCACAAATCGTCGAGGTTTTTGTAAGGTCATGACATCAGATAACGGTACAAATTTCGTTGGAGCCGAGAAGGAGTTGCGCATTGCATTTCAACAGTGCATGGCTGATATTAAACTTCGCTCATTCTTTGCGGACTCGAATATCGAATGGCGATTTAATCCACCGGCTGCACCCCATATGGGAGGTTACTGGGAGACCGGAGTCAAACGTGTTAAGTATCATTTAAAACGCGTATTAGGAGAAGTTCCACTATCATACGAAGAGTTCAACACACTTTTGACTGAAATAGAAGCTTGCGTAAACTCTCGTCCACTCTGTGACAACTCTGAAGCTGCTGGTGACTTAGAAGTTTTAACTCCCGGACATTTCATAGTCGGTGAACCGCTTAAGTCAATACCGGAACCTGAGGGTCAAGGGTTTCGTGGAAATCTTCGACAGCGATGGCAagcaatttctgccatgagacaaCATTTCTGGCGTCGTTGGAGAGACGAGTACCTCGTGAGCTTACAACGTCGCACTAAATGGTTTCGTTCTTCACGCAACATTGAAGAAGGGGATGTGGTTGCTGTATTCAACGAGCCTAATCCTCCGACGAAGTGGACGATTGCACGAGTGATCAAATGCCATCATGGTACCGAtggacgcgtaagagtagttacGTTGAAAACACCGCATGGCGAATTGGTTCGCCCTATAGTCAAACTTTGCCTTTTGCCAACGAAAGGAGATTTATTTCATGAAGAAACTAATAACTTATCGTAA